The proteins below are encoded in one region of Acidobacteriota bacterium:
- a CDS encoding ABC transporter ATP-binding protein encodes MDETAELLRVENLKKVFRSGQSDLVLFENLSFRVRKGEMLAIVGESGSGKSTLLHILGALDSASAGDVYCATMKLRSLSDDAAAEFRNKEIGFVWQFHYLLPEFTAVENVAMPLLMRGRDKSEAEREALGWLREVGLGERAHHRSGELSGGEQQRVALARALITRPQLLMADEPTGDLDSRNAELVFELISRLHHEHGLTSLIVTHNHDFARRCDRVLRLAGGRVEELSPESLPA; translated from the coding sequence ATAGACGAGACGGCAGAGCTGCTGCGGGTGGAGAACCTCAAGAAGGTCTTCCGCAGCGGACAGTCCGACTTGGTGCTCTTTGAAAACTTGTCCTTCCGGGTACGGAAGGGAGAGATGTTGGCGATCGTAGGCGAGAGCGGAAGCGGCAAGAGTACCTTGTTGCACATCCTCGGCGCGCTTGATAGCGCTTCTGCCGGTGACGTATACTGCGCCACAATGAAGCTGCGATCGCTCTCAGACGATGCGGCGGCGGAATTCAGGAATAAAGAAATAGGATTCGTATGGCAGTTTCACTACTTGCTGCCCGAATTCACCGCGGTGGAAAACGTGGCCATGCCGCTGTTGATGCGGGGCCGCGATAAGTCTGAGGCCGAGCGGGAAGCCCTCGGGTGGTTGCGCGAAGTCGGTTTGGGAGAACGCGCGCACCATCGTTCGGGCGAGCTCAGCGGGGGCGAGCAACAGCGGGTCGCGTTAGCGCGCGCGCTCATCACCCGCCCTCAGTTGCTCATGGCCGACGAGCCGACCGGCGATCTGGATAGCCGGAACGCCGAGTTGGTCTTCGAGCTGATCTCCAGATTGCATCACGAGCACGGGCTCACCTCCCTCATCGTCACCCACAATCATGACTTCGCGCGCCGCTGCGACCGCGTGT